The Bacteroidota bacterium DNA window CGATGCGCGTGCTGCCTCTAGCCAGCACAGCGGCCAGCAACACGTTCACCGTAGCCCCCACGCTAGGGGGATCGAATCGAATGCGGGCTCCTCGTAGGCCGGAGGCGGGCGCTCGGGCCACGACGTAGCCGCGCTCCAGGATGATCTCGGCCCCCAGGGCCTGAAAGCCCTCCAGGTGCAGGTTCACGGGTCTCGGGCCCCAAGCGCACCCGCCCGGAAGGGAGACGCGCGCCCGGCCGAAGCGGCCCAGCAGGGCGCCCAAGATGTAGAAGGAGGCGCGCATTTTTTTGACGAGCTCATAAGGCGCCTCAAAGTGCACCACCCGAGAGGCGTCGATCTGCATCGTGCGCTCCTCGGGATCGTAGTGTACGTGCGCCCCCGTAACCCGCAGCACGTTGCTGTAGGTGTAAATGTCCCGCAGCCGAGGCACGTTGTATAGCGTCGTGACCCCATCGGCCAACACGGCCGCCGACATCAACGGCAGCGCGGTGTTCTTGGAGCCGCTGACCGCGATCTCCCCCACAAGCGGCCTTCCCCCTATGACGACGAGCTTGTCCATGCAGACGCCCTTTGCCTTTGGAACCCGAATTCGGCGGGCTAGGTATGCTTAAAGCCAAGAGGCCACAAGTTACGCCATGGCGAGTCGATCGGCCAGCGCGATCTATCTGGACTACGCGGCCACTACGCCTCTAGACCCGCGCGCGCGCAGGGCCATGATGCCCTATCTGGGGCCAGAGTACGGCAATCCCTCCTCGATTCACCAGGCCGGTCGGCGCGTGCGCGCTACCCTTGAGGAGGCCCGAGAGCGCATAGCCGCCCTTATAGGGGCGCAGCCGGGCGAGCTAATCTTTACAAGCGGCGGCACAGAGGCCATCAACATGGCCCTCTGGGGGCTGGTCTTGGCCACAGGCCGTCGGCACATTGTAACCACGGCCGTGGAGCATCACGCCGTGCTGCACGTGCTACCGGCCTTAAGGCACCTCGGGGTGCGAGCCACGGTGTTGCCGGTTGACGCGTGGGGCCGCGTGGACCCGGATCAAGTGCGTGCGGCACTTGAGCCCGATACGGCTCTGGTTTCGGTGATCCACGCCAACAACGAGCTCGGAACCCTTAATCCCGTTGCGGAGATCGCGCGCGCCTGCCGGGAGCGGGGGGTCTGGGTGCACGTCGATGCCGTGCAAAGCATGGGCAAGTTTCGCTTCCGGGTCGATGAGCTCGGCGTGGATCTGCTTTCGGCCTCGGCGCATAAGTTTTATGGTCCCAAGGGGGTCGGGTTCCTGTATGTGCGATCGGGAACCCCGTTTGAGCCTCTTGTGCGCGGCGGGTCGCAGGAGCGCAACCGCAGGGGGGGCACGGAGAACGTGGCCGGCCTTGTCGGCATGGCGCGCGCCCTGGAGCTGGCCTGGCAAGAGGCGTCTCGATACTGGGCTCACGCCGAAAGGCTGCGCGCGCTGCTGTTGGCCGAGTTGAGCGCCGTCCTGGGCTCGGCGGTGCGGATAAACAGCCCCGAACAGGACCGACTGCCTCACATCCTGAACATTTCCTTTCCTCCCCGAGCGGGCCGCGCGCTGGACGGGGAGCTACTGCTGTTCAACTTGGATCTGGAGGGCCTCTGTGTCTCCAACGGGGCGGCCTGCTCCAGTGGGGCCTTTGAGCCCTCTCATGTGCTGCGGGCCATAGGGCTCGATGAGCCCACCGCTCGCGCTTCGGTGCGCATCTCCACGGGCAAACCCACGCGCCCCGAAGAGGTTCAGGAGGCCGTCTGCCGTCTGACCCGCGTTTTGCGGCGCATGGGTTGGCCTCTAGAGGCCGCTACAGTTCGTTAGCGGGGGAAGCCGGGCAAGCGCGTCACCTTGACGAAGACCGGATCCCTGCGGATCGCTTCCGGCTGAATCCAGCCCTGTGCAAAGCAGACCTCCAGATGCCGCAGAGCGAGCTCCGGTTTTCCCAAAAGAGCTTCCAGGCGTGCCAGTCCGTAATGCGCTTCGGGATCCTGAGGCCGCTCCCGAAGCACGGCCTCGAAGGCCTGACGCGCCGGCTCAAAGGCCTGAATCCAAAGCGCGGCCCCGCCCAGGCGAAGCAGCAGGGTTCGATCCCGGGGGCTGAGCTCCCGGCCTCGTTGATAGGCCTCATAGGCGCCGTCCCAACGCCCCCCAGCCGCCTGCACATCCCCCATGAGGCGCCACCACTCGGGATCCGACTCCCCTTGGGCGCGCAGGGCGGTCACCTCAGCCTCGGCCTCGGCCAGCAGCCCCAGACGCAGGTATACTTCCACCCGCATCCGGCGCGCTGCATACCAATCGGGCCGTTCCCGAAGCAGGCGTTCCAGGCGGGCTCGGGCTTCAATCCAGCGCCCCGCCTCCATAGCCTGACGCACGAGCTCCAGCTCCGATGCCTGGGCTGTGACTACGGAAAGAAGCCCACCTAGCGTCACTATGCAGCCGACTAATCGGTATTTCACCTTTGATATGGACCGTTTAAATATGGCTATATGCCTAAATTGATTGACTTTCGGGCTTTAAGAGGCTATTTTTTGTCGATTCAGCTTATGACAGACAAAAATGCACAGCCCCTGGCAAACTGGCAACCTGCTCGGTTTGAGGCGTGTCTGCGCACTCGGCTCTTGGGGCGGGTGGCCCGTTACGAGCCCGAGGTGGACTCGACGAACACGCTCTTGCAGGCGTGGGCCAAGGCCGGGGCTCCGACGGGGGCGCTTGTGGTGGCCGACTACCAGCGCGCCGGTCGGGGCCGATGGGGGCGCTCTTGGCTTTCCTCGCCGGCGCAGAACCTGCTGGTCTCGGTGCTACTGGAGCCGGCCCCCGTTGCGGCGGGATGGCAGGCGCTGGCCTGCGCGGTGGCGCTAGCGGAGGTCCTGGCCGAGTGGGCGCCGGGGTGCGGAGTGCAGCTCAAATGGCCAAACGACGTTTGGCTCAATGGACGTAAGGTGGCCGGTATCTTGATCGAATCTGCCGCCGAGCGTCTGGTTGTGGGTGTGGGGCTGAACGTGAACGAGGGCTTGTTTCCCGCAGCGCTGGCGGAGCGCGCCACCTCCTTGCGCCGCGAGATCGGCCGGCTCGTAGAACGAGAGCCGCTATTGGCGGCCATTTTGGAGCGCTTGGAGGCCTGGTGGGAGATCCTGCAGGAGGGGCGGATCGACTCGCTTCAGGCCGCATACGAGGCCCGGATGCTCTTTCGGGGCTCCTGGGTTCCGCTCAGATGGCCGCCTGAGGCCGCCCCACGGCAGGTTTTGCTGCTGGGGCTGGCCCCTGACGGGGGGTTGCGCATACGAACCCAAGCGGGCCAAGAGGCCTGTGTGTACGCCGCAGAGGTGTCAATCGGAGGAGAGCTCCATGTGGCTGACCGTGGATATCGGTAATTCGACCGTCGTAGGGGGCCTGTTCGAAGGCTATCGGCTCGTGCACACCTTCCAGCGCCGAACCGACGCCAGCGCCCCCGTTTCGGCCTATGTGGATTGGCTGCGCGAGGGGATCGGGGATCGCTCCGTAGAGCGCGCTGGGCTGGTTTCGGTGGTCCCCGCCCTGACGGGCGTCATGAACGAGGCCATTCAGGCTGTTACGGGCTCTGCGCCGCTGCTGGTGCAGCCTAAGCTCAAGCTTCCGGTGCAGATGGGCTACCATACGCCGGAGACGTTGGGCATGGATCGCCTCTGTGGGGCGGCGGCGGCCTTTAACCGGCATCGGCAGGCCGTGATCGTCGTAGATGCCGGCACAGCGCTTACGTTTAACGTGGTGGACGATCAAGGGGTGTTTCTGGGAGGGGCCATTACGGCTGGGCTAGAGCTTATTTTGCGCTCCCTGCACCAGGATACGGCCCTGTTGCCTGAGGTCAACCTGCAGCTACCCCGCTACCCAGTGGGGCGTTCCACGCAGGCCTGCATTCAGGTGGGGGTCCTCTATGGGATGATCGACCTCGTCACGGGCCTGGTGCAGCGCATCCGCAAGCACTTGAAGGTGGACTCCAAGGTCATCCTCACCGGCGGCTGGTCGGGGTTTTTGTCGCAATACCTGCCCGTAGACGAGCACGATCCGTACTTGGTGTTACACGGCGTGCGCCTCATCATGACCCTGAACGCGCCGGCCGAGACGGCCGTGCCCGAGGCGCAGTCGGCCACCTCGTAGGGCGCCCCCTAGCCGGTTCTCCTTACGGGTTGCTGTCGGCGGCAAAGCTAGCTTGCAGTGCGCGCTCGTAGCGCAGCTTATACTGCGCCACGGCCCTGAAGATGGCGCGCGCCACAGACTCTTGTCCCTCCGAGCTTGCCAGCCAGCGGGCCTCTTCGGGGTTGCTCAGGAACCCCACTTCAACAAGAATGCTGGGCATCGAGGGACGCCAGAGGACCACAAAGCCCGCTTGCTTTACCCCTCGGCTCGGGCGGCCTTGCGCCGCGAAGGCCTTCTCCACCAGTTCAGCTAAGCGCTCGGCCTCGCGCAAAAATGCGCTTTGGGCGAGCGTGTGGATGATGAGCTGCTCTTCGGTGAAGTCCCGGTAGCGCTCTGGATCTGCCTCAAGCCGGATAACGGCGTTCTCGCGTTCCATTACGCGCCGGGCCTCTTCGGTTTTGTGTAGCCCCATAAAGTACGTTTCGGTGCCGCGCGTATGCCGCGAGCTAGGGGAGACGTTGGCATGGATGCTGATAAAGAGTTTGGCTCCGGCTTCGTTGGCGATCTGCCCCCTTCGATACAGGTCCACGAAGCGATCATCGGTGCGCGTGTGCACTACCCGCAGCCCGAGTTCTTGTTCTAACATCCGGCCCAGGCGCTCCGCGATGCCTAGCGTGATGTCTTTCTCCCGCACCCCGTGGTAGACGGCTCCCGCATCGTGTCCCCCATGTCCCGGGTCGATGGCCACTACGTCCAAGCTCCAGCGGGATTTGCTCACCTCCCCTTGTGGCGTTGGCGCAGCACTGGGGGCGCTATGCTGGGCCGTGGGGGCTGGGGCTTCGGGCGTCGTAAGCGTCAAGCCGAGCAGCAGGTGGGGGCGTTCGGCGTCTGGATATAGCGCCGGGCGCACCGGAAGGGTGGGATCTAGCGCCAGCTCCACACGCAGTGTGGAGCCCTGCTTATGCAGCCGGATTGATCGCACAGGGCCTATGGGCGCAGCAGGAGGCGAAAACCTGGCCAAGCGCACCTGGGGGAGCAAGATGCGGATGTGCCCTGCTGGCCCCATTTGCCAGCTATATTCCCTCGGCAAGCGGTTGGTGTGGAAACGCACCACATAACCTTGGCCATCTTTGCGTGGGACGACGGTGATCTCTCGCAGCAACGTCGGCTGTGCTGCGGAGACCCTTATTTGCGCTAAGCCCAGGGCGAAGACGCATAGCGCCAGCGGTATACGGCCAAGCAAGCTCGACATACGATGCGAAGGTATGCGCTCGATGTGCGACGGGCAAGCAAAGGCCATTCCATGCGCTTCTGCGTGAGGTTCGCTTAAAAGAGGGGCGGTTGTCTGTTCAGGCGCAGGTAGTTTTTTCTCTCGCTGCTCCGGACGAGGGGAGAGTTGTATTTTCCCGTGCCGGGTAGCTAGCGGGTGCACCATGTTGGATGAGTTGGATCTGAAAATTTTGGATTATCTTCAGCGAAACGGCCGGGCTACGTATCGGGAGATCGCCGAGGCGGTTCATTTGAGCCCGCCCTCCGTGCACCAGCGCGTCAAACGCCTGGAACGAGAGGGAT harbors:
- a CDS encoding type III pantothenate kinase, with amino-acid sequence MWLTVDIGNSTVVGGLFEGYRLVHTFQRRTDASAPVSAYVDWLREGIGDRSVERAGLVSVVPALTGVMNEAIQAVTGSAPLLVQPKLKLPVQMGYHTPETLGMDRLCGAAAAFNRHRQAVIVVDAGTALTFNVVDDQGVFLGGAITAGLELILRSLHQDTALLPEVNLQLPRYPVGRSTQACIQVGVLYGMIDLVTGLVQRIRKHLKVDSKVILTGGWSGFLSQYLPVDEHDPYLVLHGVRLIMTLNAPAETAVPEAQSATS
- a CDS encoding cysteine desulfurase, with product MASRSASAIYLDYAATTPLDPRARRAMMPYLGPEYGNPSSIHQAGRRVRATLEEARERIAALIGAQPGELIFTSGGTEAINMALWGLVLATGRRHIVTTAVEHHAVLHVLPALRHLGVRATVLPVDAWGRVDPDQVRAALEPDTALVSVIHANNELGTLNPVAEIARACRERGVWVHVDAVQSMGKFRFRVDELGVDLLSASAHKFYGPKGVGFLYVRSGTPFEPLVRGGSQERNRRGGTENVAGLVGMARALELAWQEASRYWAHAERLRALLLAELSAVLGSAVRINSPEQDRLPHILNISFPPRAGRALDGELLLFNLDLEGLCVSNGAACSSGAFEPSHVLRAIGLDEPTARASVRISTGKPTRPEEVQEAVCRLTRVLRRMGWPLEAATVR
- a CDS encoding N-acetylmuramoyl-L-alanine amidase, with translation MSSLLGRIPLALCVFALGLAQIRVSAAQPTLLREITVVPRKDGQGYVVRFHTNRLPREYSWQMGPAGHIRILLPQVRLARFSPPAAPIGPVRSIRLHKQGSTLRVELALDPTLPVRPALYPDAERPHLLLGLTLTTPEAPAPTAQHSAPSAAPTPQGEVSKSRWSLDVVAIDPGHGGHDAGAVYHGVREKDITLGIAERLGRMLEQELGLRVVHTRTDDRFVDLYRRGQIANEAGAKLFISIHANVSPSSRHTRGTETYFMGLHKTEEARRVMERENAVIRLEADPERYRDFTEEQLIIHTLAQSAFLREAERLAELVEKAFAAQGRPSRGVKQAGFVVLWRPSMPSILVEVGFLSNPEEARWLASSEGQESVARAIFRAVAQYKLRYERALQASFAADSNP
- a CDS encoding tetratricopeptide repeat protein, whose product is MKYRLVGCIVTLGGLLSVVTAQASELELVRQAMEAGRWIEARARLERLLRERPDWYAARRMRVEVYLRLGLLAEAEAEVTALRAQGESDPEWWRLMGDVQAAGGRWDGAYEAYQRGRELSPRDRTLLLRLGGAALWIQAFEPARQAFEAVLRERPQDPEAHYGLARLEALLGKPELALRHLEVCFAQGWIQPEAIRRDPVFVKVTRLPGFPR
- a CDS encoding biotin--[acetyl-CoA-carboxylase] ligase, with amino-acid sequence MSIQLMTDKNAQPLANWQPARFEACLRTRLLGRVARYEPEVDSTNTLLQAWAKAGAPTGALVVADYQRAGRGRWGRSWLSSPAQNLLVSVLLEPAPVAAGWQALACAVALAEVLAEWAPGCGVQLKWPNDVWLNGRKVAGILIESAAERLVVGVGLNVNEGLFPAALAERATSLRREIGRLVEREPLLAAILERLEAWWEILQEGRIDSLQAAYEARMLFRGSWVPLRWPPEAAPRQVLLLGLAPDGGLRIRTQAGQEACVYAAEVSIGGELHVADRGYR